One genomic segment of Streptomyces sp. RKND-216 includes these proteins:
- the pdhA gene encoding pyruvate dehydrogenase (acetyl-transferring) E1 component subunit alpha, which translates to MTVLEQPGSYRLSPPPAWRPRVDPAPLLPDAEPYRLLGTDADLEKAPGRDVLLRLHRELVRGRRYNEQATALTRQGRLAVYPSSTGQEACEVAAALALKEQDWLFPSYRDTLAAVARGLDPVEVLTLLRGDWHHGWDPKAARVAPLSTPLATQLPHAVGLAHAARIKGDDVVALALVGDGGTSEGDFHEALNFAAVWNAPVVFLVQNNGFAISVPLAKQTAAPSLAHKAVGYGMPGRLVDGNDAVAVHSVLGEAVERARQGGGPTLVEAVTYRMEAHTNADDSTRYRTDGEVDAWRDHDPVRLLERELRERGVLDDATAEDVAEGAEEMAAGIRERMNADPELRPMDLFAEVYAEKTAQLREQAAQLRAELDAEAEGNA; encoded by the coding sequence ATGACGGTCCTGGAGCAGCCCGGTTCCTACCGACTCTCTCCGCCGCCCGCATGGCGTCCGCGGGTCGATCCCGCTCCCCTGCTGCCCGACGCCGAGCCCTACCGGCTGCTGGGCACCGACGCCGACCTCGAGAAGGCCCCGGGCCGGGACGTGCTGCTCCGCCTGCACCGCGAGCTGGTGCGCGGCCGCCGCTACAACGAGCAGGCCACCGCACTGACCCGCCAGGGCCGCCTCGCCGTCTATCCCTCCTCCACCGGGCAGGAGGCGTGCGAGGTCGCCGCGGCCCTGGCGCTGAAGGAGCAGGACTGGCTGTTCCCCAGCTATCGCGACACGCTGGCCGCTGTCGCGCGGGGCCTGGACCCGGTCGAGGTGCTGACGCTGCTGCGCGGCGACTGGCACCACGGCTGGGACCCGAAGGCCGCCCGTGTGGCGCCGCTGTCCACCCCGCTGGCCACGCAGCTCCCGCACGCCGTCGGCCTGGCGCACGCCGCCCGCATCAAGGGCGACGACGTGGTCGCGCTCGCCCTGGTCGGCGACGGCGGGACCAGCGAGGGCGACTTCCACGAGGCGCTGAACTTCGCCGCCGTGTGGAACGCGCCCGTCGTCTTCCTGGTGCAGAACAACGGCTTCGCGATCTCCGTGCCGCTCGCCAAGCAGACGGCCGCCCCGTCCCTCGCACACAAGGCCGTCGGCTACGGCATGCCCGGCCGGCTCGTCGACGGCAACGACGCGGTCGCCGTGCACAGCGTGCTCGGCGAAGCCGTCGAGCGGGCCCGGCAGGGCGGCGGCCCGACGCTGGTCGAGGCCGTCACCTACCGCATGGAGGCGCACACCAACGCCGACGACTCCACCCGCTACCGCACCGACGGGGAGGTCGACGCCTGGCGCGACCACGACCCGGTCCGGCTGCTGGAGCGGGAGCTGCGCGAGCGCGGCGTGCTGGACGACGCCACCGCCGAGGACGTCGCGGAGGGAGCGGAGGAGATGGCCGCGGGCATCCGTGAGCGGATGAACGCCGACCCCGAGCTGCGCCCGATGGACCTGTTCGCCGAGGTGTACGCGGAGAAGACCGCGCAGCTGCGGGAGCAGGCGGCGCAGTTGCGCGCCGAGCTGGACGCCGAGGCCGAGGGGAACGCGTGA
- a CDS encoding TrmH family RNA methyltransferase, with protein MTDTARRWRTLDAEPGTVLLDGFHALKHALRFGAEVLLAVAEDREAALALARDLAPDLVPALRGCLEPVTPDVLRALVPRPHPTGVAALALRTRAADPAEAAPAVILDDPRHLGNIGAVVRLAAGCGASAVYTTGTVDPWHPTVVRAAAGLHFATRVEHRDAAQLPPGPLYALDPEGEDLRGLPLPDDALLAFGSERHGLSPALRAHADHLVALPMRPQVSSYNLATSVAMTLYHWMAQRPGRPAAAG; from the coding sequence GTGACCGACACCGCACGCCGCTGGCGCACCCTCGACGCCGAACCGGGCACCGTGCTGCTCGACGGCTTCCACGCCCTCAAGCACGCCCTCCGCTTCGGCGCAGAGGTGCTCCTCGCCGTTGCGGAGGACCGCGAGGCCGCCCTCGCGCTGGCCCGCGACCTCGCGCCCGACCTCGTCCCGGCCCTGCGGGGGTGTCTGGAGCCCGTCACTCCCGACGTGCTGCGCGCCCTCGTTCCGCGCCCGCACCCCACCGGCGTGGCCGCCCTCGCCCTCCGCACCCGGGCCGCCGACCCGGCCGAGGCGGCTCCCGCCGTGATCCTGGACGACCCGCGTCACCTCGGCAACATCGGTGCCGTGGTCCGGCTCGCCGCCGGCTGCGGCGCGTCCGCCGTCTACACCACCGGCACCGTAGACCCCTGGCACCCCACCGTCGTACGGGCCGCCGCCGGGCTCCACTTCGCCACTCGTGTCGAGCACAGGGACGCTGCGCAACTCCCGCCCGGACCGCTCTACGCCCTGGACCCCGAGGGGGAGGACCTGCGCGGTCTCCCCCTGCCCGACGACGCGCTGCTCGCCTTCGGCTCGGAGCGGCACGGCCTCTCCCCCGCGCTGCGGGCGCATGCGGACCACCTCGTGGCCCTGCCCATGCGCCCGCAGGTGTCCAGCTACAACCTGGCCACGTCCGTGGCCATGACGCTGTACCACTGGATGGCACAGCGCCCCGGCCGCCCCGCGGCGGCCGGCTGA
- a CDS encoding alpha-ketoacid dehydrogenase subunit beta yields the protein MAQALNRAMRDAMAEDPDVHVMGEDVGTLGGVFRVTDGLTREFGEERCTDTPLAEAGILGTAVGMAMYGLRPVVEMQFDAFAYPSFEQLASHVAKMRNRTRGRLPMPITIRVPYGGGIGGVEHHSDSSEAYYMATPGLQVVTPATVADAYGLLRAAIASDDPVVFMEPKRLYWGKAEWDPEAPEQVPGVGEAVVRRSGTSATLITYGPSVPVCMEAAEAAREDGWDLEVVDLRSLVPFDEKTVVESVRRTGRAVVVHESQGFAGPGGEIAARVGERCFHYLEAPVLRVAGFDVPYPPPMLEKHHLPGVDRVLDAVARLQWESDWVEGGQ from the coding sequence ATGGCGCAGGCGTTGAACCGCGCCATGCGCGACGCGATGGCCGAGGACCCCGACGTCCACGTGATGGGCGAGGACGTCGGCACGCTCGGGGGCGTCTTCCGCGTCACCGACGGCCTGACCAGGGAGTTCGGCGAGGAGCGCTGCACCGACACTCCGCTGGCCGAGGCCGGCATCCTCGGCACCGCCGTGGGCATGGCCATGTACGGGCTGCGCCCGGTCGTCGAGATGCAGTTCGACGCGTTCGCCTACCCCTCCTTCGAGCAGCTCGCCTCGCACGTCGCGAAGATGCGCAACCGCACGCGCGGCCGGCTGCCCATGCCGATCACCATCCGCGTCCCGTACGGCGGCGGCATCGGCGGCGTGGAGCACCACAGCGACTCCTCCGAGGCGTACTACATGGCCACGCCCGGACTCCAGGTCGTCACGCCCGCGACGGTCGCCGACGCCTACGGCCTGCTGCGCGCCGCCATCGCCTCCGACGACCCGGTCGTCTTCATGGAGCCCAAGCGGCTCTACTGGGGCAAGGCCGAGTGGGACCCGGAGGCGCCCGAGCAGGTGCCCGGCGTCGGCGAGGCCGTCGTCCGCCGCAGCGGCACCTCGGCGACGCTGATCACCTACGGCCCGTCGGTCCCGGTGTGCATGGAGGCGGCGGAGGCCGCACGCGAGGACGGCTGGGACCTGGAGGTCGTCGACCTGCGGTCGCTGGTGCCCTTCGACGAGAAGACGGTCGTGGAGTCCGTGCGACGCACCGGCCGCGCCGTGGTGGTGCACGAGTCGCAGGGGTTCGCCGGTCCCGGCGGGGAGATCGCCGCACGGGTGGGCGAACGTTGCTTCCACTACCTTGAGGCACCGGTGCTGCGGGTCGCGGGCTTCGACGTTCCGTACCCGCCGCCGATGCTGGAGAAGCACCATCTGCCGGGCGTGGACCGCGTGCTCGACGCGGTCGCCCGCCTGCAGTGGGAGAGCGACTGGGTGGAAGGCGGTCAGTGA
- a CDS encoding TetR/AcrR family transcriptional regulator has translation MPAATPSTPPAARRDTYTPESLLAVAVRVFNERGYDGTSMEHLSKAAGISKSSIYHHVRGKEELLRRAISRALDGLFAILDEPAANRGRAIERVEHVTRRTTEVLMAELPYVTLLLRVRGNTSTERWAIQRRRDFDQRVAELLNDAAAEGDLRPDVDARLATRLLFGMINSIVEWYRPERAGTAHATSDEVADAVVATAFAGLRT, from the coding sequence ATGCCCGCCGCCACCCCCAGCACGCCCCCCGCAGCCCGAAGGGACACCTACACCCCGGAGTCCCTCCTGGCCGTCGCGGTGCGGGTCTTCAACGAGCGAGGCTACGACGGCACCTCCATGGAGCACCTCTCCAAGGCGGCCGGCATCTCCAAGTCCTCCATCTACCACCACGTGCGGGGCAAGGAGGAGCTCCTGCGGCGCGCGATAAGCCGGGCCCTGGACGGCCTCTTCGCGATCCTGGACGAGCCCGCGGCGAACCGCGGCCGCGCGATCGAGCGGGTCGAGCACGTCACCCGGCGCACCACCGAGGTGCTGATGGCCGAGCTCCCCTACGTCACGCTGCTGCTGCGCGTGCGCGGCAACACCAGCACGGAACGGTGGGCGATCCAGCGCCGCCGCGACTTCGACCAGCGCGTCGCCGAGTTGCTCAACGACGCCGCCGCGGAAGGCGATCTCCGCCCCGACGTGGACGCCCGGCTCGCCACCCGGCTGCTCTTCGGAATGATCAACTCGATCGTCGAGTGGTACCGCCCCGAGCGCGCCGGCACCGCCCACGCCACCAGCGACGAAGTCGCCGACGCCGTCGTCGCCACCGCATTCGCGGGCCTGCGTACGTAG
- the paaN gene encoding phenylacetic acid degradation protein PaaN, whose protein sequence is MTAGPNAAELIEKHRATLDQAIETIRSRAYWSPHPEHPKAYGENGSLSAAEGKEAFDALLGGRFELDQPGTDGWSATESSPYGITMGVEYPHADLDVLLPAMRAAMPAWREAGPEARAAVCLEILARISARTHEFAHAVMHTSGQAFMMALQAGGPHAQDRGLEAVAYAYVEQVRVPDAADWSKPQGKRDPLNLRKQFTAVGRGLSLLIGCNTFPTWNGYPGLFASLATGNPVLVKPHPRAVLPLALTVRIAREVLAEHGFDPNLVALAAEREGEGIAKDLATRPEVRIIDYTGSTEFGDWLEQHATQAQVYTEKAGVNTVVIDSTDDYKGMLGNLAFSLSLYSGQMCTTPQNLLIPRGGVGTEDGEKSFDEVVGDLAGAVGKLLGDDTRANALLGAIVNPQVGQRIDAAGSLGEVALPSRSLTNPDFPGATVRTPVIVKLDGGKPEAEETYLSECFGPVSFAVAVDSADEAVALLRRTVREKGAMTVGAYTTAEDVERKIEDVCLEECAQLSLNLTGGVYVNQTAAFSDFHGSGGNPAANAALCDGAFVSNRFRTVEVRRQV, encoded by the coding sequence GTGACCGCCGGACCGAACGCCGCGGAGCTCATCGAGAAGCACCGCGCCACCCTCGACCAGGCCATCGAGACGATCCGCAGCCGTGCGTACTGGTCGCCGCACCCCGAGCACCCGAAGGCGTACGGCGAGAACGGCTCGCTGAGCGCCGCCGAGGGCAAGGAGGCGTTCGACGCACTCCTCGGCGGGCGCTTCGAGCTGGACCAGCCCGGTACGGACGGCTGGTCGGCGACGGAGAGCTCGCCGTACGGCATCACGATGGGCGTGGAGTACCCGCACGCGGACCTCGACGTGCTGCTGCCGGCCATGCGGGCGGCGATGCCCGCGTGGCGCGAGGCCGGCCCGGAGGCCCGGGCGGCGGTGTGCCTGGAGATCCTGGCCCGCATCAGCGCCCGCACGCACGAGTTCGCGCACGCGGTCATGCACACCAGCGGCCAGGCGTTCATGATGGCGCTGCAGGCCGGCGGTCCGCACGCCCAGGACCGCGGCCTGGAAGCGGTGGCGTACGCGTACGTGGAGCAGGTGCGGGTGCCGGACGCGGCCGACTGGTCGAAGCCGCAGGGCAAGCGCGACCCGCTGAACCTGCGCAAGCAGTTCACGGCGGTCGGCCGCGGCCTGTCGCTGCTGATCGGCTGCAACACCTTCCCCACCTGGAACGGCTACCCGGGCCTCTTCGCCTCGCTGGCCACCGGGAACCCGGTGCTGGTCAAGCCGCACCCGCGCGCCGTGCTGCCGCTGGCGCTGACCGTGCGGATCGCGCGCGAGGTGCTCGCCGAGCACGGCTTCGACCCGAATCTGGTGGCGCTGGCCGCCGAACGCGAGGGCGAGGGCATCGCCAAGGACCTGGCGACCCGTCCCGAGGTGCGGATCATCGACTACACCGGGTCGACCGAGTTCGGCGACTGGCTGGAGCAGCACGCCACGCAGGCGCAGGTGTACACGGAGAAGGCCGGTGTCAACACCGTCGTCATCGACTCGACCGACGACTACAAGGGCATGCTGGGCAACCTGGCGTTCTCGCTGTCGCTGTACAGCGGCCAGATGTGCACCACCCCGCAGAACCTGCTGATCCCGCGCGGCGGCGTCGGCACCGAGGACGGCGAGAAGTCGTTCGACGAGGTGGTGGGCGACCTGGCGGGTGCCGTCGGCAAGCTGCTGGGCGACGACACGCGCGCCAACGCCCTGCTCGGCGCCATCGTGAACCCGCAGGTCGGCCAGCGCATCGACGCGGCCGGATCGCTGGGCGAGGTGGCGCTGCCCTCGCGTTCGCTGACGAATCCGGACTTCCCGGGCGCCACGGTGCGCACCCCGGTGATCGTCAAGCTGGACGGCGGCAAGCCGGAGGCGGAGGAGACCTACCTCTCGGAGTGCTTCGGCCCGGTGTCGTTCGCGGTCGCCGTCGACTCGGCCGACGAGGCGGTGGCGCTGCTGCGCCGCACCGTCCGCGAGAAGGGCGCCATGACCGTGGGCGCGTACACCACCGCCGAGGACGTCGAGCGGAAGATCGAGGACGTCTGCCTGGAGGAGTGCGCTCAGTTGTCGCTGAACCTGACCGGCGGCGTGTACGTCAACCAGACCGCCGCGTTCTCCGACTTCCACGGCTCGGGCGGCAACCCGGCGGCGAACGCCGCGCTGTGCGACGGCGCGTTCGTCTCGAACCGCTTCCGCACGGTGGAGGTCCGGAGGCAGGTCTGA
- a CDS encoding MFS transporter codes for MDRRFRALLCAHAVSAYGNYLNLIALSLFAYEVAGGALGVGVVMAVRLSSGFVAGLAAGRISDRTGRRALMIGTDVAQAAAMTVLALSAGRTPLLLLAGAVVVLGAGHTLFTVALRSAVPVMVGQDRRREANGLLVTLRSFATVLGFASATPVIALGGYTAAFAVNAASFAVSAAALVTLRPRTDEADPDTAADTRGGAADADAPKDAATGATTRWRALAAVPAVVLAMVALRGADALSSASHNVALPVLAQQTAPSQPALLMTQFWSAWALGTLVAHQVVKRRRERRGPAGDERGFASGTVAMSLFFVAAFTGLPGIALMLVALGAGLADGYTEIVYTSRLQAAPDRLRSRLFGASAVAETAGFTLGAVAAAAALEALPVWVVVGAFHAVAACGGLALLLFRTSVRAAAPTSPEPATPTVPPTAPACTPTDSATRPATGPGDEGENPHGARTRTGPLPGA; via the coding sequence GTGGACCGCCGGTTCCGTGCGCTGCTGTGCGCCCACGCCGTCTCGGCGTACGGCAACTACCTCAACCTGATCGCTTTGAGCCTCTTCGCCTACGAGGTCGCCGGGGGCGCCCTCGGGGTCGGCGTGGTCATGGCCGTACGGCTCTCCTCCGGCTTCGTCGCGGGGCTGGCCGCGGGCCGGATCTCCGACCGGACCGGCCGCCGTGCGCTGATGATCGGCACCGACGTGGCGCAGGCGGCTGCGATGACGGTGCTCGCGCTGAGCGCCGGTCGCACTCCTCTCCTGCTGCTCGCCGGCGCCGTCGTGGTGCTGGGTGCCGGGCACACGCTGTTCACCGTCGCGCTGCGCAGCGCCGTGCCGGTGATGGTGGGGCAGGACCGGCGGCGCGAGGCGAACGGCCTGCTGGTGACGCTGCGTTCGTTCGCCACGGTCCTGGGCTTCGCCTCCGCGACGCCGGTCATCGCCCTGGGGGGCTACACCGCGGCCTTCGCCGTGAACGCGGCGAGCTTCGCCGTGTCCGCTGCGGCCCTGGTGACCCTGCGCCCGCGCACCGACGAGGCGGACCCCGACACCGCAGCGGACACGCGGGGCGGCGCGGCGGACGCGGACGCACCGAAGGACGCGGCCACGGGCGCCACGACGAGGTGGCGCGCGCTGGCGGCGGTCCCCGCGGTCGTCCTGGCCATGGTCGCGCTGCGCGGCGCGGACGCGCTCTCCTCCGCCTCGCACAACGTCGCCCTGCCGGTGCTCGCGCAGCAGACGGCACCGTCGCAACCGGCCCTGCTCATGACGCAGTTCTGGTCCGCCTGGGCGCTCGGCACCCTGGTCGCGCACCAGGTGGTCAAGCGCCGTAGGGAACGGCGTGGTCCGGCCGGGGACGAGCGCGGGTTCGCGAGCGGCACGGTCGCGATGTCGCTCTTCTTCGTCGCGGCCTTCACCGGGCTGCCCGGCATCGCCCTGATGCTGGTGGCCCTCGGCGCCGGTCTCGCCGACGGCTACACCGAGATCGTCTACACCTCCCGGCTGCAGGCGGCGCCGGACCGCCTGCGGAGCAGGCTCTTCGGCGCCTCGGCGGTGGCGGAGACCGCCGGGTTCACCCTCGGCGCGGTGGCCGCCGCGGCCGCGCTGGAGGCGCTGCCGGTGTGGGTCGTCGTCGGTGCGTTCCACGCGGTGGCCGCGTGCGGCGGTCTGGCCCTGCTGCTGTTCCGGACCTCCGTACGGGCGGCCGCCCCCACCTCCCCCGAGCCCGCGACCCCCACCGTCCCGCCCACCGCCCCCGCGTGCACCCCCACCGATTCCGCCACGCGCCCGGCCACCGGCCCGGGCGACGAAGGAGAGAACCCGCATGGAGCGCGTACCCGGACCGGCCCTTTACCGGGGGCCTGA
- a CDS encoding DUF899 family protein yields MNEQRPGPALPPVVDRTTWQEARDALLAREKAHTREGDAIAAARRRLPMVEVDATLEVVGPDGPVTLLDVFEGRRQLIAYFHAWWPGRPAAEQCEGCTFFNCQVRELSYIHSRDATYAVLCKGPYEPSVRYRDFLGLDMPWYSVERTAPQLLEGRDWQRHHLVCYVREGDRVFETYYTGGRGVEIMAPTHGLLDMTVYGRQEAWEDSPDGWPQPWYSAENPEEWRTNGRPIAHWSRIAAGRSDDLT; encoded by the coding sequence ATGAACGAGCAGCGACCCGGCCCGGCCCTCCCGCCCGTCGTGGACAGAACGACCTGGCAGGAGGCGCGGGACGCCCTGCTGGCACGGGAGAAGGCGCACACCCGCGAAGGGGATGCGATCGCGGCGGCGCGGAGGCGCCTGCCGATGGTGGAGGTCGACGCCACCCTCGAGGTGGTCGGTCCCGACGGCCCGGTCACGCTCCTCGACGTCTTCGAAGGCCGCAGGCAGCTGATCGCGTACTTCCACGCCTGGTGGCCCGGCCGGCCCGCCGCCGAGCAGTGCGAGGGCTGCACGTTCTTCAACTGCCAGGTCCGCGAGCTGTCCTACATCCATTCCCGCGACGCCACGTACGCCGTGCTCTGCAAGGGCCCGTACGAGCCCAGCGTCCGCTACCGGGACTTCCTGGGCCTGGACATGCCGTGGTACTCGGTCGAGAGGACGGCGCCGCAGCTGCTGGAAGGTCGCGACTGGCAGCGTCACCACCTCGTCTGCTACGTCCGCGAGGGCGACCGGGTGTTCGAGACGTACTACACCGGCGGCCGCGGCGTTGAGATCATGGCCCCCACCCACGGGCTGCTGGACATGACCGTCTACGGACGCCAGGAGGCGTGGGAGGACTCTCCCGACGGCTGGCCCCAGCCCTGGTACTCCGCCGAGAACCCCGAGGAATGGCGAACGAACGGCCGCCCCATCGCCCACTGGTCCCGCATCGCAGCCGGCCGCTCCGACGACCTGACGTGA
- a CDS encoding Lrp/AsnC family transcriptional regulator, translated as MSDERLAERPADEADEQRPPVRPLDSVDRDILRLLRADGRASVRSVADQVHVSRANAYARINRLLEDGVIRGFSARIDQERAGHGTSAYITLKIVQDSWRSVRERLRELPGAAHMALVGGDFDVLLLVHTKDNRSLRDLVLTRIQAIPEVLSTRTLLVFEETDLDPEP; from the coding sequence ATGTCGGACGAACGATTGGCCGAGCGGCCCGCCGACGAGGCGGACGAGCAGCGGCCGCCGGTACGCCCCCTCGACTCCGTCGACCGCGACATCCTGCGCCTGCTGCGGGCCGACGGGCGCGCATCCGTGCGCTCCGTCGCCGACCAGGTGCACGTCTCGCGGGCCAACGCCTACGCCCGGATCAACCGGCTGCTCGAGGACGGCGTGATCCGCGGCTTCAGCGCCCGCATCGACCAGGAACGCGCCGGTCACGGCACGTCCGCGTACATCACCCTGAAGATCGTCCAGGACTCGTGGCGCTCTGTCCGGGAGCGGCTGCGGGAACTGCCCGGCGCCGCGCACATGGCCCTGGTCGGCGGCGACTTCGACGTCCTGCTGCTGGTGCACACCAAGGACAACCGCTCGCTGCGCGACCTGGTCCTCACCCGCATCCAGGCCATCCCCGAGGTGCTGAGCACCCGGACGCTGCTGGTCTTCGAGGAGACCGACCTCGACCCCGAACCCTGA
- a CDS encoding nuclear transport factor 2 family protein: MIIADTEEARRDAGLVLEFFGTVLSGEKDTGAVPRFLAEDFVDHDADGPRQAGGRQQAGRPVGGPAAGVRPLQVIAAAGHVVVRFLLECPGAPSVPFSDTYRLADGRITEHWHVVGSTG, encoded by the coding sequence ATGATCATCGCCGACACCGAAGAGGCCAGGCGGGACGCCGGACTGGTGCTTGAGTTCTTCGGCACGGTGCTCTCGGGCGAGAAGGACACCGGCGCCGTACCCCGCTTCCTCGCCGAGGACTTCGTCGACCACGACGCCGACGGACCCCGGCAGGCAGGGGGTCGTCAGCAAGCTGGACGCCCTGTGGGCGGCCCGGCCGCAGGCGTACGTCCCCTTCAGGTGATCGCCGCCGCAGGACACGTGGTGGTGCGCTTCCTGCTGGAGTGCCCCGGCGCTCCCTCGGTGCCCTTTTCCGACACCTACCGTCTCGCGGACGGCCGCATCACCGAACACTGGCACGTCGTGGGCTCCACCGGGTAA